The following coding sequences lie in one Variovorax terrae genomic window:
- a CDS encoding SIMPL domain-containing protein (The SIMPL domain is named for its presence in mouse protein SIMPL (signalling molecule that associates with mouse pelle-like kinase). Bacterial member BP26, from Brucella, was shown to assemble into a channel-like structure, while YggE from E. coli has been associated with resistance to oxidative stress.) → MKSATKIIATVVLLAGTSAAFAQNIPYQPPQNVVQLSASGSVEVQQDLLSMSLNTTKEGPDAGTVQNQLKVALDAALTEAKKAAQPGQLDVRTGNFSLYPRYAKDGKISGWQGTAELVLEGRDFARISTTAGRIQTLTMGNVAFGLSREQRAKVEGEAQSIAIDRFKAKAGDIAKGFGFGSYTLREVSVNANDQGFVPRPRMMAMEAKAAASDMAVPAEAGKSTVVVTVNGSVQLK, encoded by the coding sequence ATGAAGAGTGCTACAAAAATAATAGCTACGGTTGTCCTGCTGGCGGGGACCTCCGCCGCATTTGCCCAGAATATACCGTACCAGCCGCCGCAGAACGTGGTGCAGCTGTCGGCCAGCGGCTCGGTGGAGGTGCAGCAGGATCTGCTGAGCATGAGCCTGAACACCACCAAGGAGGGGCCCGATGCGGGCACGGTGCAGAATCAGTTGAAGGTGGCGCTGGACGCCGCGCTGACCGAGGCGAAGAAGGCCGCGCAGCCGGGCCAGCTCGATGTTCGCACCGGCAACTTCAGCCTGTACCCGCGCTACGCCAAGGACGGCAAGATCAGCGGCTGGCAGGGCACGGCCGAGCTGGTGCTGGAAGGCCGTGATTTCGCGCGCATCAGCACCACCGCAGGCCGGATCCAGACGCTGACCATGGGCAACGTGGCTTTCGGCCTGAGCCGCGAGCAGCGCGCCAAGGTTGAGGGCGAGGCGCAAAGCATCGCCATTGACCGCTTCAAGGCGAAGGCGGGCGACATCGCCAAGGGCTTCGGCTTTGGCAGCTACACGCTGCGCGAAGTCTCGGTCAATGCCAACGACCAGGGATTCGTGCCGCGTCCGCGCATGATGGCGATGGAGGCCAAGGCCGCCGCCTCCGACATGGCCGTGCCGGCGGAGGCCGGCAAGAGCACCGTGGTCGTCACGGTGAACGGCTCCGTGCAGCTCAAGTAG
- a CDS encoding 3-hydroxybutyrate dehydrogenase has product MLKGKTALVTGSTSGIGLGVAKCLAAQGANIVLNGFGDAEGPKAEIAALGAKVAYHGADMSQPAEIEDMMKFAASQFGRVDILVNNAGIQHVASVEDFPVARWDAIIAINLSSAFHTTRLALPAMKAANWGRVINIASTHGLVASAGKSAYVAAKHGIVGFTKATALETATTGVTSNAICPGWVLTPLVQKQIDDRAAREGIPVEQAQRELLGEKQPSLQFTTPQQLGELAVFLCSSSADNVRGVAWQVDGGWTAQ; this is encoded by the coding sequence ATGCTGAAAGGCAAGACCGCCCTCGTCACCGGCTCCACCAGCGGCATCGGCCTCGGTGTCGCCAAATGCCTGGCCGCCCAGGGCGCCAACATCGTGCTCAACGGCTTCGGCGACGCCGAAGGACCCAAGGCGGAGATCGCCGCGCTCGGCGCCAAGGTGGCCTACCACGGCGCCGACATGAGCCAGCCCGCCGAGATCGAGGACATGATGAAGTTCGCCGCCTCGCAGTTCGGCCGCGTGGACATCCTGGTCAACAACGCCGGCATCCAGCATGTGGCCAGCGTGGAGGATTTCCCGGTGGCGCGGTGGGACGCCATCATCGCCATCAATCTTTCCAGCGCCTTCCACACCACGCGCCTGGCGCTGCCCGCGATGAAGGCCGCGAACTGGGGCCGCGTGATCAACATCGCCTCCACCCACGGGCTGGTGGCGTCGGCCGGCAAGTCCGCCTATGTGGCGGCCAAGCATGGCATCGTGGGCTTCACCAAGGCCACGGCGCTCGAAACCGCCACCACCGGCGTGACCAGCAACGCGATCTGCCCCGGCTGGGTGCTGACGCCCCTGGTGCAAAAGCAGATCGACGATCGCGCGGCGCGCGAGGGCATTCCGGTCGAGCAGGCCCAGCGCGAACTGCTGGGCGAGAAGCAGCCCTCGCTGCAGTTCACCACGCCGCAGCAACTCGGCGAGCTGGCGGTGTTCCTGTGCTCCTCGTCCGCCGACAATGTGCGCGGCGTGGCCTGGCAGGTGGATGGGGGCTGGACGGCCCAGTAG
- a CDS encoding alpha/beta fold hydrolase, with protein MSEPTLNYVSCPDPSGGHRMAYWEWGDPANPHVVLCVHGLSRQGRDFDTLARALSPRVRVVCPDVVGRGRSDWLKDPMGYQMPTYVADMMALLAQLKPATLDWLGTSMGGLIGMTVCGMNAAAAPALVRRLVLNDVGPVIQWASIQRIAAYLGNTGHFADVQQAADAMWAISTTFGPHTPEQWLALSRPMVKPAEGGGVTLHYDPALAVPVRAATEESTRQGEALLWQLYDQIQARTLLLRGAVSDLLSRETALAMTQRGPKARLVEFAGIGHAPTLIAPDQVETVASFLLD; from the coding sequence ATGTCTGAACCTACGCTGAACTACGTATCCTGTCCCGACCCTTCCGGCGGCCATCGCATGGCCTACTGGGAGTGGGGCGACCCGGCCAATCCGCACGTGGTGCTGTGCGTGCATGGCCTGTCGCGCCAGGGGCGGGATTTCGACACGCTGGCGCGTGCCCTGAGCCCCCGCGTGCGCGTGGTCTGCCCTGATGTGGTGGGGCGCGGCCGCAGCGACTGGCTCAAGGACCCGATGGGCTACCAGATGCCGACCTATGTCGCCGACATGATGGCCTTGCTGGCGCAGCTCAAGCCGGCCACGCTGGACTGGCTGGGCACCAGCATGGGCGGCCTGATCGGCATGACGGTGTGCGGCATGAACGCAGCGGCGGCCCCGGCACTGGTGCGCCGGCTGGTGCTCAACGATGTGGGGCCCGTGATCCAGTGGGCCTCGATCCAGCGCATTGCGGCCTACCTGGGCAACACGGGTCATTTCGCCGACGTGCAACAGGCGGCCGACGCGATGTGGGCCATCTCCACCACCTTCGGGCCGCACACGCCCGAGCAGTGGCTGGCGCTGTCGCGGCCCATGGTGAAGCCGGCCGAGGGCGGCGGGGTGACGCTGCACTACGACCCGGCCCTGGCCGTGCCCGTGCGCGCCGCGACCGAGGAATCGACGCGCCAGGGCGAGGCCTTGCTGTGGCAACTCTATGACCAGATCCAGGCCAGGACGTTGCTGCTGCGCGGTGCCGTGTCCGATCTGCTGTCGCGCGAGACGGCGCTGGCCATGACGCAGCGCGGACCGAAGGCACGGCTGGTGGAGTTCGCCGGGATCGGCCACGCGCCGACGCTGATCGCCCCGGACCAGGTGGAGACCGTGGCGTCCTTCCTGCTGGATTGA
- a CDS encoding RelA/SpoT family protein, which translates to MKSLTVEPSGSSPVPELIAATAQSLPEQAHALVRARAFAEPLIAGETLDTGENTLAHADAVAAILKVIGGSEAMQAASYLVYACEHLNKPREVIAKAFGDSFAELAVETTKLVHVQRQARMAQASVQRVNAPAVQTENVRKMLLAFSRDLRVVMLRLASRLQTLRYHAASKIAAPPSVARESLQVFAPLANRLGIWQVKWEMEDLAFRFLEPDTYREVAHLLDEKRAEREVFMEQLRGQVESDLRAHSISASVQGRPKHIYSIVRKMRGKSLDFDQVFDIRALRVIVPTVKDCYAALSRVHERFKPIESEFDDYIAKPKPNGYQSLHTVVRDDAGKAIEIQIRTQAMHDHAEHGVAAHWAYKEAGSKGYAGVSASSDYDAKIAVLRQLLAWERDLAGEVQNQGLFDDRIYVLTPDAAIVELPQGATPVDFAYSVHTSLGHRCRGAKVDGAMVPLNTPLQNGQTVEVTAIKEGGPSRDWLNADLGYLVSSRAKAKVRAWFNAQITHETVARGREAVEKLLQREGRTAMKLDDLASQLGFKSADDLFEVVGKDEFSLRNIETLLRPPEPVLPPDEFLLLRKSRNVEKTPKGGVLVVGIDSLLTQLAKCCKPAPPDAIGGFVTRGKGVSIHRADCSNFRELAARNAERVIEVQWGHPKAADAAVYPVDVAVEAADRQGLLRDISEVFAKEKMNVIGVQTQSVKGTAWMTFTVEVADSARLAKVLGTVAEVSGVRSARRR; encoded by the coding sequence ATGAAAAGCCTGACGGTGGAGCCCTCGGGTTCCTCTCCTGTTCCCGAACTGATTGCCGCCACGGCCCAGAGCCTGCCCGAACAGGCCCACGCGCTGGTGCGGGCGCGCGCCTTCGCCGAGCCGCTGATCGCCGGCGAAACCCTGGACACCGGCGAGAACACGCTGGCCCATGCCGATGCGGTGGCCGCCATCCTCAAGGTCATCGGCGGCTCGGAGGCCATGCAGGCCGCAAGCTACCTGGTCTATGCCTGCGAGCACCTGAACAAGCCGCGCGAGGTGATCGCCAAGGCCTTTGGCGACAGCTTCGCCGAGCTGGCGGTGGAAACGACCAAGCTGGTGCATGTGCAGCGGCAGGCGCGCATGGCGCAGGCCTCGGTGCAGCGGGTCAATGCGCCCGCGGTGCAGACCGAGAACGTGCGCAAGATGCTGCTGGCGTTCTCGCGCGACCTGCGGGTGGTGATGCTGCGCCTCGCATCCCGGCTGCAGACGCTGCGCTACCACGCGGCCAGCAAGATCGCGGCGCCGCCCAGCGTGGCGCGCGAGTCGCTGCAGGTGTTCGCGCCGCTGGCCAACCGGCTGGGCATCTGGCAGGTCAAGTGGGAGATGGAGGACCTGGCGTTCCGCTTCCTCGAGCCCGACACCTACCGCGAAGTGGCGCACCTGCTTGACGAGAAGCGCGCCGAGCGCGAGGTCTTCATGGAGCAGTTGCGCGGCCAGGTCGAATCCGACCTGCGCGCGCACAGCATCAGCGCCAGCGTGCAGGGGCGGCCCAAACACATCTACAGCATCGTGCGCAAGATGCGCGGCAAGTCGCTCGACTTCGACCAGGTGTTCGACATCCGCGCGCTGCGCGTGATCGTGCCCACGGTGAAGGACTGCTACGCCGCGCTGAGCCGGGTGCACGAGCGCTTCAAGCCGATCGAGTCCGAGTTCGACGACTACATCGCCAAGCCCAAGCCCAACGGCTACCAGTCGCTGCACACCGTGGTGCGCGACGATGCGGGCAAGGCCATCGAGATCCAGATCCGCACCCAGGCCATGCACGACCATGCCGAACATGGCGTGGCGGCGCACTGGGCCTACAAGGAGGCGGGCAGCAAGGGCTACGCCGGTGTCTCGGCCAGCAGCGACTACGACGCCAAGATCGCGGTGCTGCGCCAGTTGCTGGCCTGGGAGCGCGACCTCGCGGGCGAGGTGCAGAACCAGGGGCTGTTCGACGACCGCATCTATGTGCTCACGCCCGACGCCGCCATCGTGGAGCTGCCGCAGGGCGCCACGCCGGTGGATTTCGCCTACAGCGTGCACACCAGCCTGGGCCACCGCTGCCGCGGCGCCAAGGTGGACGGCGCGATGGTGCCGCTCAACACACCGCTGCAGAACGGCCAGACCGTGGAGGTCACCGCCATCAAGGAAGGCGGGCCTTCGCGCGACTGGCTCAACGCCGATCTGGGCTACCTGGTCAGCTCGCGCGCCAAGGCCAAGGTGCGCGCCTGGTTCAACGCGCAGATCACGCATGAAACGGTGGCGCGCGGGCGCGAGGCGGTGGAGAAGCTGCTGCAGCGCGAAGGCCGGACGGCCATGAAGCTCGACGACCTGGCCTCGCAACTGGGCTTCAAGTCGGCCGACGACCTGTTCGAGGTGGTGGGCAAGGACGAGTTCTCGCTGCGCAACATCGAAACACTGCTCAGGCCGCCGGAGCCCGTGCTGCCGCCCGACGAATTCCTGCTGCTCAGGAAGTCGCGCAACGTCGAGAAGACGCCCAAGGGCGGCGTGCTGGTGGTGGGCATCGATTCGCTGCTCACGCAATTGGCCAAGTGCTGCAAGCCCGCGCCGCCTGATGCCATCGGCGGCTTCGTCACGCGCGGCAAGGGCGTCAGCATCCACCGCGCCGACTGCAGCAACTTCCGCGAGCTGGCTGCACGCAATGCCGAGCGCGTCATCGAGGTGCAGTGGGGCCATCCGAAGGCGGCCGATGCTGCAGTCTATCCGGTGGACGTGGCGGTGGAGGCGGCCGACCGGCAGGGCCTGCTGCGCGACATCTCGGAAGTGTTCGCCAAAGAGAAGATGAACGTGATCGGCGTGCAGACCCAGTCGGTCAAGGGCACGGCCTGGATGACGTTCACGGTGGAGGTGGCCGACTCGGCGCGCCTGGCCAAAGTGCTGGGCACGGTGGCCGAGGTGTCGGGCGTGCGCTCGGCGCGGCGGCGCTGA
- the phaR gene encoding polyhydroxyalkanoate synthesis repressor PhaR, whose amino-acid sequence MQSKKSSGAKPAQRVIKKYPNRRLYDTDTSTYITLAEVKQLVMDSESFVVRDAKTNEDLTRSILLQIILEEEAGGAPMFTEAALANIIRFYGHAMQGFMGSYLEKNVQAFMDIQTKLGEQSKGLTPEMWAQFINMQSPMMQGMMGNYVEQSKNMFTQMQEQMQKQTEQMLGAFGLKK is encoded by the coding sequence GTGCAAAGCAAGAAATCCAGCGGCGCCAAACCGGCGCAGCGCGTCATCAAGAAATACCCGAACCGGCGGCTCTACGATACCGACACCTCCACGTACATCACGCTCGCCGAGGTCAAGCAGCTGGTGATGGACAGCGAGTCCTTCGTGGTGCGCGATGCCAAGACCAACGAAGATTTGACGCGCAGCATCCTGCTGCAAATCATCCTGGAAGAAGAAGCCGGCGGCGCGCCGATGTTCACCGAGGCGGCGCTGGCCAACATCATCCGCTTCTACGGCCACGCCATGCAGGGCTTCATGGGCTCGTACCTCGAGAAGAACGTGCAGGCCTTCATGGACATCCAGACCAAGCTGGGCGAGCAGTCCAAGGGGCTGACGCCCGAGATGTGGGCCCAGTTCATCAACATGCAGTCGCCCATGATGCAGGGCATGATGGGCAACTACGTCGAGCAGTCCAAGAACATGTTCACGCAGATGCAGGAACAGATGCAGAAGCAGACCGAACAAATGCTCGGAGCCTTCGGATTAAAGAAATAA
- the rimO gene encoding 30S ribosomal protein S12 methylthiotransferase RimO, with translation MSEVLSPATAAPKVGFVSLGCPKALTDSELILTQLSAEGYQTSKTFEGADLVIVNTCGFIDDAVRESLDTIGEALAENGRVIVTGCLGAKAGEGGGNLVRQMHPSVLAVTGPHATQEVMDAVHANLPKPHDPFIDLVPNAFGVAGVKLTPRHYAYLKISEGCNHRCTFCIIPSMRGDLVSRPIGDVLTEAKALFEGGVKELLVISQDTSAYGVDVKYRTGFWDGKPVKTRMLELVQTLGELAEPYGAWVRLHYVYPYPSVDDVIPLMATGRVLPYLDVPFQHSHPDVLRRMKRPASGEKNLERIQRWREACPEIVIRSTFIAGFPGETEEEFQHLLDFMREAQIDRAGCFAYSPVEGAVANEIPGMLPQELREERRARFMAVAEEVSAAKLQKRIGATMQVLVDSAPALGRKGGVGRSYADAPEIDGTVQLLPPEKISKTLKVGEFTRARIVGTQGHDLVALPV, from the coding sequence ATGAGCGAAGTTCTTTCCCCTGCCACCGCCGCCCCCAAGGTCGGCTTCGTCAGCCTGGGCTGCCCCAAGGCCCTGACCGATTCCGAATTGATCCTCACGCAACTGAGCGCCGAGGGCTACCAGACCTCCAAGACCTTCGAGGGCGCCGACCTCGTGATCGTCAACACCTGCGGCTTCATCGACGATGCGGTCAGGGAGAGCCTGGACACCATCGGCGAGGCGCTGGCCGAGAACGGCCGGGTCATCGTCACTGGTTGCCTGGGTGCCAAGGCAGGCGAGGGCGGAGGCAACCTGGTGCGGCAGATGCATCCGAGCGTGCTGGCCGTGACCGGGCCCCATGCCACGCAGGAGGTGATGGACGCGGTGCACGCCAATCTGCCCAAGCCGCACGATCCGTTCATCGATCTGGTGCCCAATGCCTTCGGCGTGGCCGGCGTGAAGCTCACGCCGCGGCACTACGCCTACCTGAAGATCAGCGAGGGCTGTAACCACCGCTGTACCTTCTGCATCATTCCGTCGATGCGCGGCGACCTCGTGAGCCGGCCAATCGGCGACGTGCTCACCGAAGCGAAGGCGCTGTTCGAAGGCGGCGTGAAGGAGCTGCTGGTGATCAGCCAGGACACCTCGGCCTACGGCGTGGACGTGAAGTACCGCACCGGTTTCTGGGACGGCAAGCCCGTGAAGACGCGCATGCTCGAACTGGTGCAGACCTTGGGCGAACTGGCCGAGCCCTACGGCGCCTGGGTCCGCCTGCACTACGTCTACCCGTATCCCTCGGTGGATGACGTGATTCCGCTGATGGCCACGGGCCGGGTGCTGCCCTACCTCGATGTGCCGTTCCAGCACAGCCATCCCGACGTGCTGCGGCGCATGAAGCGTCCGGCCAGCGGCGAGAAGAACCTGGAGCGCATCCAGCGCTGGCGTGAGGCCTGCCCCGAGATCGTGATCCGCAGCACCTTCATCGCCGGCTTCCCCGGCGAGACTGAAGAGGAGTTCCAGCATCTGCTGGACTTCATGCGCGAAGCGCAGATCGACCGCGCGGGCTGCTTTGCCTACAGCCCGGTGGAGGGCGCCGTGGCCAATGAGATTCCCGGCATGCTGCCGCAGGAGCTGCGCGAGGAGCGCCGCGCGCGCTTCATGGCCGTGGCCGAAGAAGTGTCTGCCGCCAAGCTGCAAAAGCGCATCGGCGCGACCATGCAGGTGCTGGTGGATTCGGCGCCGGCGCTGGGCCGCAAGGGCGGTGTGGGCCGCTCCTATGCCGATGCGCCGGAGATCGACGGCACCGTGCAGCTGCTGCCGCCCGAGAAGATCAGCAAGACGCTGAAAGTGGGTGAGTTCACGCGAGCGCGGATCGTCGGGACACAGGGGCACGACCTCGTGGCCCTGCCGGTTTGA